The nucleotide sequence TTGCGCGTGCAAGCGGTTCTCGGCCTCGTCCCACACTACGGAACGCGGGCCGTCGATCACCTCGTCGGTAACCTCCTCGCCGCGATGGGCCGGCAGGCAATGCATAAAGATGGCCTCCGGTTTCGCCTTGTCCATAAGGCGCTGGTCGACCTGATAGGGTTTGAGCAGGTTGTGTCGGCGAATCGAGTCGCCGTTGTCGTCCCCCATCGAGACCCAGGTGTCGGTGACGACGCAGTCCGCCCCCTCCACAGCCTTCTCCACATCGGACGTGACAACGACCTGGCCGCCCGACTGCGCGCCGGCCCACTCCAGGACATCAGCGGGCGGTCTGAGCGCCTCAGGTGTTGCCAAACGCAGTTCGAAGTCGAAACGAGCGGCGGCATGCACCCAGGAGGCAGCCATGTTGTTGCCGTCGCCCGACCAGGCCACCACACGGCCGGCAATCGATCCGCAGTGCTCCTCGAAAGTCATGACGTCGGCCATCAACTGGCAGGGATGGGTCCGATCGGTCAAACCGTTGATCACCGGCACGCTGGCGTGGTCCGCAAGCTCCAGCAGCTTCTCCTCCTTGGTCGTGCGGATCATGATCGCGTCGACATAGCGGGAGAGGACGCGGGCGGTATCCGCGACGGTCTCGCCACGGCCGAGCTGCGTCCCGCTCGGCTCGAGCACGATCGGCTCCCCTCCCAACTGCCGAATGCCGACCTCGAACGACACGCGGGTGCGGGTCGAGGGTTTCTCGAAAATCATTGCCAAGGCCTTGCCGGCCAGCGGCTTGTCGGCTCCGGCGTCGCCGGCCTTGATCGCACGGCCGAGATCCAGAACCTCGCGCAAGGTGGCTGCGTCGAAACGGTCGAGGTCGAGGAAGTGCCGGGGAAGTTTGGACCCCATACCGCTCATGCTGCGACTGCCTGGGCCGAGGCCACGCTATCCAGAATGCGCAAAGCCTCCTCGACCTGAGTTTCCGAAATGATCAGCGGCGGCAAGAGCCGAATGATGTTTTCGGCAGCGCCCACCGTCAGCAAACCGGCCTCGCGCAAGCGCGCGATCACCTGAGGCGCCTCGCCCTGGCAGCGCAGCCCGAGCATCAGACCGGCCCCCCGAACCTCGACGAACACATGGGGGTAGCGCGCGACCAGATCGTTTAAGCGATGCCACAGCAAACGCGCGACGCGATCGACCTCCGCCAGAAACCCGGGCGCCGTGATCACGTCCAACACGGCATTGCCGCAAGCCATCGCCAATGGATTGCCTCCGAAGGTCGTGCCGTGCGTACCGGGCGCCAAACCCTTCGATGCTTCCTCCGTCGCCAGGACGGCTCCGACCGGAAAGCCGCCGCCGAGACCCTTGGCCAACAGCATGACGTCTGGGGCCGCGGCCTCGGCCCACTCATAGGCAAAGAGCTTCCCGGTCCGGCCCATGCCGCACTGGATCTCGTCGTAGATCAGCAGCAGGCCGAACTCGTCGCAGACATCACGCAGATCTTTTAGGAATTGCAGCGCCGCCGGACGGATGCCCCCCTCGCCTTGCAGCGGCTCGACCATGATTGCGGCCGTCTCGTCGGTAACAGCGCTGCGCAACTCGTTGAGATTGTTGAAGGCAACCGTCGTGAAGCCGTCGGCATGGGGGCCGAAACCCTCCATGTACTTCGGGTTGCCGGCGGCCGCGATACCGGTCAAGGAACGGCCATGGAAAGCACCCTGGCAGGTGATGATCCGATGCCGCTGAGGCTGGCCGATCACGTCGAAGTAGCGGCGCGTCAGCTTGACCGCCGCCTCGCAGGCCTCCAGGCCGGAGTTGCAGAAGAAGACCCGGTCGGCGAAGGAGGCCTCCGCCAGGCGAGCCGCAAGCCGCTCGCCGGCGGGAATGCGGAAGACATTGGAGCAGTGCCAGAGCTTACCCGCTTGCGCGGTCAGCGCCTCGACCAGATGCGGATGGGCGTGGCCGAGAGCGGTCACTGCGATGCCGCTGGCAAAGTCCAGGTATCGTCGGCCATCGGTCCCGATCAGGTAGGCCCCCTCGCCATACTCGAAGGCGAGGTCGGCGCGGGCGTAAGTATTCATCAATGCGTCGGTCATCGCGCCCCTCCTCTCACTCGGGACCGGAGGCCCACCGCGGGCCCCTTCGGAAGGGCGGGACAGTGCGGCGCAGCGGATCGGGTGTCAACCGGAAGCCAGAGGATACGGCGGTTGCGCAGGCGACATGGCGGGATCGCGACGGAATGGGCCAGACAATAAAAACCTACGGTCTGATCTTGTAGCCGCGGACGACCAGCCGCCAGGCGATCAGCCAGAACAGCGCCGCCAATGCGGTCAGGATCGCCAGGCCCCACTCGGGCGAGGTGTAGCTGTGCCCGATGACGGCGCCCCGTATCCCGTCGACGAGGTAAAAGACCGGATTGGCCTGGATGATCTGCTGGCCGAGCGGCGGCAAAGTCTCGATCGCGAAGAAAGTCCCGGAGAGCAAGCCGAGCGGCAGGATCAGAAAGGTCTCGACTGCGCTGTAGCGGTCCCACTTCTCCGCCCAGAGACCGGTAATGAACCCCAGAAGAGCGAAGAGAAGCGACCCCAGAAGGCCGTAGGCGAGCAGAAGCAGCGGGTCGGCGATCGGCAAGGCGACGAACAGGGACATAGCCGCCAGCACGGCAGCACCCGTGATCAGTCCGCCGGCAGCGGCAGCCAGCACGTAGCCGGCCACGAGTTCCGCCGGCGTCAGCGGCGCCATCAGCATGTCGCCGATGATACCTTCCAGCTTGTCGAAGATCAGGGGAAAGGCGGCATTCCCATAGGCGTTGAGGGACAGCGAGAAGGCTACGAGACCCGGCGCGACGAAGGCCGGCAGACTGACGCCTGGAACCGGCCCGCTGTCGCCGGACCAGGCGAAGACGAAGACAGCCAGGAACAGCAGGGCAGAGACCAATGTTCCGCCGATGCCTTCGGTGGCGAAGCGCAGAAACCGGGTAAAGCCGCGCAAGAACAGAGTCCAAAGCCCCCGGCTGTTGATCCCTGCAGCGAAGCTGCGGACACGTGGCGCCGGCAAGGACATCCTTCGAAAGTCCTAGGGCTTCAGTTTGTAACCGCGCGACAGCATCAGCCAGACCAGGCCGACGAGCAGCGCGTTCGCGCCGGCCACCACCGCCATTCCGGTCAGGATATCGCCATCGTTACGGCCCAGAAAACCGAAGCGGAATCCGTCGATCAGATAGAAGAACGGGTTGAGATGGGCGACGAACTGCCAGTTCTCGGGTAAGCGCGCCACCGAATAGAAGGTCCCGGACAGGAAAGACAGCGGCACGATCACAAAGTTGGTGAGGGCGGCGACATGGTCGAATTTCTCCGCCCAGATACCGCCGACCATCCCCAGCAGCGATAGCATGAGCGCGGCCGCCACACCATAGTAGAGCACGAACCCGAGATTGTGCAGCTGCAGCGGTATGAAGACCCACATCGCCAAAGCCGTTGTGACGCCGACCAGAAGACCGCGGGTCAGACCGCCGAGCGCGAAGCCCAAGGCCAGCTCGACGGTCGACAGAGGCGGCATCAGCACGTCGACGATGTTCCCCTGAATCTTGGACATCAGGATCGATGAGGAGGTATTGGCGAAGGCGTTCTGGATCATCGCCATCATGATCAGACCCGGTGCCAGGAACTCGGCGTAAGGAATGTCGCCGAACTTGAGATTGCCCCGCCCCAGAGCGAGCGTGAAGACCGCCAAGAACAGCAGCATGGTAATAATCGGCGCCAAAACGGTCTGGGTCAGCACGTTGACGAAACGCTTCACCTCCTTGAGATAAAGCGTCCAGAGGCCGACCCAGTTCACCGCACCGATGGCGCGCGGACGAGGTGCCGGCAGACTGACGGCTGGGTTTCGAGGCATTTCGGTCATGAGCCCGTGAGATAGCCGCCGAAGCGACGGCCGGCAAGCGTGACGATCGCACAACTGTGTTTCGGACGGATTGTGACGCCCCGCGAGGATGCGCATAACCACTGTTTCGGCGGTCGAGGCGTGGCAAGCTGGGGGTAATGAGTCCGGAGTCGAATAAGAGGCCGAACCGCGAGCGCCGCGCGCCGAAGAAGGCGACGGCGGCCTATCTGGAGCGCGCCGCGCTGTTCTATCTGGAGCGCTATGCCGCTTCGGCTGACAGTTTGCGACGGGTCCTGATGCGTAAAGTACACCGCTCGACCGAGGCCCACGGCAGCGACCCGGCAGAGGGCGCGGCGGCGGTCGAAGCCTTGATCGCCCGTTTCCTCAATGCCGGACTGCTCGATGACGGCCTCTACGCCCGCGGTCAGGCCGTAAGTCTCGGACGCCGTGGCAACTCCGAGCGCGCGATCCGCCTCAAGCTCCGGCAACGCGGCGTCGCGGAACCGGATATAGCGCAGGCGCTGACCGCACGTCGTGAAGAGAGCGACGATCCGGAGCTGGCCGCAGCGCTGGCCTATGCCCGCCGTCGCCGACTCGGTCCCTATCGCACCGACCCCACTGCCCGCACTGAGGCCCGCATGAAGGACCTGGCCGCACTGGCCCGACGCGGCTTCACGCCGGCGCTCTGCAAACGGGTGATCGATACTGATGATCTCGAAGAGTTGTGGGATGAAACGCGCGGCGGAGTCTAAATCGCGATCTGTAGCTCAGCCTCGGGACAACCATCAGGAGGAAGGCGCTAAGCGCCCAGTTGCAGCGCCCGAAACCGCTGCCGCTCGCCCGTTCTCTTCAACGAGAGGGCGGAAACATCCCTGTTTGCTGAACTCATTGACGATCCGCATAGTCCGGATTTGGCAACACCATGTCGGCAAAGCCCTCGAAACGCGCGAGTTGGAAGTGAACTCCCCGAATGTTTTCCTCAACCCAAGCGTCGAACTGCTTGAGAGCGCGGAACTCCGGGACGGCGGCCAATTTGCTTCGGACGACAGCCACTGCCTGGTCCATCGGCGTTCCATCAACGATCTGCTCCATCGTCGCATCGCGCAGAGTTTCGAGGTAATGGCGCAGAATCCGGGCGCCGTCCTTGCCGCCTAGATCGGCGTGACCGGGAGAGGCCAAACGCCAGTCCAAGGTGTCCAGTTCGTACAGTGATCGGATCGTTCCCTCGACGTCGTAGCGATTGAGTTCGCGAAACGGGAGCCGGCCGATCACCAGCCAATCGATAGCACTCAGGACTCCTTGATCCGGCACCATGAGAGAGATCGAGCCGTGCCCGTCGTTCGGGCCGTGATATCGAAGCTGTATGTCTCGTTCGCCGAGCCGAAGATTATAGCCCTCCTTGAAAGTCACGTCCGCGAGCCGCGTCGCAACCCGCGCCCTAACATGGCTCTCTCGAGCCAGTTCATGACTAACGTACTGTGGATCGTGATGCGCGAAGACCTCGCCGCCCGATGTGTGATCGGCATGATTGTGGCTGTAAATGACGAAGGCCACGCGCTTGCTGAACCTCCGGGCGATTTCCGCATCCAGCCAGCCGGAGAAGTCGGCGTTCAAGGTGTCAAAGACGATCAGACCGTCGTCGGTGTCCACGAGCAAGCCGTAATGCGTGCCGTTCTGCGTTCGGTAGATGCCTTCGGCGATTTCGATGATCTGCCGATCCTGCATCTGTGCCCGCGCCATCGCGGGCAGCATCGGCGCGACGGCAAGAGCCGCACCTCCGACAATGGCGGTTCGGCGGGAAACAATTCGCTCTGCTGACGCCTTTGTCATGACCATCCTGTTCCTTCGTATTCGTCTAACGGTCTCGCCCACGCGAGCTAAAGCCAGCGGCCAGCACCCTAGATGGTATGCGGCATGGCATTTGGCAGCATCGCGTTGGGTGTTTCCGGCAGGGTTAGGGACACGATACCGTGATGATCGCCGCGACCGATATCCGTTCACGGCGTCACTTCGGCGATGCGCTCTTTCGTAGGAGTATCTCGGCCGGCTTCGATCGACAGCACGATGGAAAAAATCGTACAGCCGGTGTTCCTTCTGCGGCATGTCGGCAAAGCATGACGCAACCATCTGCGGGTTTGTCGGCAAAGCGAAGCGACCGCAATTTCGATGAATTGCCTTTTACTGCCTGGCGTTCAGCTATTCCCGTCTTGCCGTTTGCAAAGCATAGACGGTTCCCGGCTGACGGTTAGACCAGCAACCTACGCCGCTTAATTGCAACGACCGACGGAACCTTCGCCGCAAACGCGCTGACCGTCGGTCCAGGTGGCGCCCGAAAGGTCGGCGCGAAAGAAGTCCGTGCCACCGGTTTGGGCGCCCGTGAGGTTCGCACCACGCAGAATGGTGCGCGTCAGACGGGTATTGCGCAAGTCGGCGTTCGAAAGATCGGCCCCACTGAGATCGGACTTGGTCAGATCTGCCTGCTGCAGATCGGCACCGGAGAAAACGGTATCGATCAAGCTCGCGTTGATAAACTTCGCACGATAACCATCGCTGCCCGAGAGGTCGGCATTGTCGAGCGTCGTGCGGAAGAAGCTACCGTCCCGCAAGCGGGCGCCCGCAAGATCGACCTCAGAGAGATCCAGGCCGTCGAAGTTGCAACGCTGCCAATTCACGCCCGGCGCCGGTGGGTCGGTGCAGCCGGCCAGAGCCGGCTCTGCGGGGAGAGCGGTGGCAAGAACGAAAGCAGCGGGGAGAACGGCGAGCAGGAAGCGAGACGTCATGGTCTGCAAGATGGGAGAGAATGTCCTCTAGGGCAATGCCTTAGAGTGCAGTCTGCGTGCGAGCCTCGCACGACCGGGCAATTGCGCTCGGGAGCCGTGATCAGCTGCGCCATGCCAGAAGACGCTGCTCCAGACGCCCAATCAACCAGCTGACCGTGACCCCCAAGACCGAAAGGATCGTCACACCTGCGAAAAGGCGCTCCAAGTCGTAGAGGGCGCCAGCCTCCAAGATGTAGGCGCCAACACCGAATTCGGCGCCGAGCATCTCGGCGGCCACCAACAGGATGATTGCGATCGCCAGCGAGACGCGCAGGCCCGAAAGAATTGCCGGCAAAGCCGCCGGCAGCACGATCTTTCGCACGATCGACCACCAGGTCAATCCAAAGCTTTGGCCCATGCGGATCAGGCTGCGGTCCACGTTGTCGACGCCACCGTAAGTGGCGACCACGGTTGGCGTGAAGGTGCCGAAGGCGATCAAGGCATACTTCGACGCCTCGTCGATACCGAACCAGATGACGAAGAGCGGCAGCAGCGCAATCTTGGGAATCGGGAAGATTGCGGCGACCAGAGGCACGAGCCCGGCGCGTGCCAGGCTGAACAGTCCGATCATGACGCCGACCGCGATGCCAGCGGCCGCACCCATCGCCCCGCCGACGATCAAGCGCTCCACCGACGGCAGAAGGTGTCTCCACAGAAGACCGCTCTGATAGAGCTCCACGAAGGTCCAGAAAACCGCCGAAGGGCTCGGCAGAACGAGGTTGGAGATCGCACCCGTGCGCGTTCCCACCTCGATTAGCGCGATCAGGACGACGAAGACGATCGGACCGACATAAAGTACGCGGCGCGGCGCGAAACCGCCGCCGCGAAAGGTCACGGGCCGGGCAGCCTCGAACTCGACCGCGGCGCGGCGCGTGGGATCGGCTTGAGCCTCGCCCGGATGTCCCGCATCAGGCATCGACCAGCTCCCGGTCTGCAGCCACCGCTTCGTCGCGCATCAACTGCCAGAGGTGGCGTTGGGTCTGCTCAAGCGCGGTATCGCCCGGGCTGCGTTCGCCGAGTGGCTGCTCGATCTCGACCACTTCGCGAATCCGGCCGGGACGACGCGACAGCACGACGACGCAATGGCCCAGCCGAACCGCCTCAGCAAGATTGTGAGTGACGTAGACGGCCGTGAAGGGTTGGCGTGTCCAGAGGCCGACCAGGTCGTCCATCAGCAGTTCTCGGGTTTGACTGTCGAGGGCGGAGAGTGGTTCGTCCATCAGCATCGCGGCCGGGTTGACCGCCAGCGCTCGGGCCAGGGCCACGCGCTGCTTCATGCCTCCCGAAAGCTGCTTCGGCAAGGCTTCTGCGAAATCCGACAGCCGGGTACGCGCCAGGACATCGGAGACGATCTCCCGCATCTGCGCGCCCGGCAGTCCATGGTCCTCCAGCACCAGACTCACGTTGCCTTCGACGCTGCGCCAGGGCAGCAGAGCGAAGTGCTGGAAGACATAGGTCAAGGGATTGAGCGACGCCGCCGGCGGTTCGCCGAATTGCAGCACCGCGCCATGATTGGGCCGCTCCAGCCCGCCGATAAAGCGCAGCAGCGTGGACTTGCCGCAACCGGAGGGGCCGACGAGACAGACCACGCGGCCCTGCGGGATCTGCAGCGTGATGTCCCGCAGGACCTCGGTCTCGCCGTAACTGTGGCTGATCCGGTCGAGATGCAGATCCATGTACAGCCTCTTGTTGCGCGCTCAGGCCAGGGGCTGGGCGGAATTTCCTCAGATCGAGGCGACGTAGGAGGGATCGACCAACTGGTCTATGGAGATATCGTCGCGCACCAAACCCTCGGCCTTGAACCAATCGAGCTGGTCGGTGACGGAGCCCATTTTCAAGGCCGCCCCGGGCGTCGTCCGCATGGCGCCGTTGCGGATCGACGGCGCCGCTTTCTCGTAAGGGCGATCCGTGTAGACGTAAGTGTGGATCAGCTTCACCATCTCTTCGGCTGCGGCCTCGTCGCCGCCCCGATCGACCAAGGCGGCGTTGAAATCGGCCGCCCCCCTCGAGAAAGCGGCCAGGAAAGCTTCGGTCTTCGCGCGCTCTTCGGCAGCGTTGTTGGCCGAGGTAAAGACCGTCGTGACCTGATAGTCGGGGAGGTAGTCCGCAACCCGGCCGATGGTCTGCACCGCCCCCGCGCCGGTTAGGGCCTTGGCGATATGGGGCACGATCGCCCAAGCATCGATCTGTCCGGACTTCAGAGCCCCAATGATGGCCGAAACCTTCTGTAAGGGTCTGAAACCGATCTCACCCGGGAACCCCTCGGCCACGGCGATCTTCGAGGCCATGTAATGGAACGAAGATCCGGCAGTGCTGATTCCGAAGGTCTTGCCCTTCAGGGCCGCGGGCGAGGTCAGGCCGGCATCGTGCGCTGCATTCGACGCCAGAATCATCTGACCGTCGATGCCGGCCTCTTCCTGCAACGCGCCGCCCACCACCTTGATGGCCCCTTTTTCCGCCA is from Algihabitans albus and encodes:
- a CDS encoding ABC transporter permease; the encoded protein is MTEMPRNPAVSLPAPRPRAIGAVNWVGLWTLYLKEVKRFVNVLTQTVLAPIITMLLFLAVFTLALGRGNLKFGDIPYAEFLAPGLIMMAMIQNAFANTSSSILMSKIQGNIVDVLMPPLSTVELALGFALGGLTRGLLVGVTTALAMWVFIPLQLHNLGFVLYYGVAAALMLSLLGMVGGIWAEKFDHVAALTNFVIVPLSFLSGTFYSVARLPENWQFVAHLNPFFYLIDGFRFGFLGRNDGDILTGMAVVAGANALLVGLVWLMLSRGYKLKP
- a CDS encoding aspartate aminotransferase family protein codes for the protein MTDALMNTYARADLAFEYGEGAYLIGTDGRRYLDFASGIAVTALGHAHPHLVEALTAQAGKLWHCSNVFRIPAGERLAARLAEASFADRVFFCNSGLEACEAAVKLTRRYFDVIGQPQRHRIITCQGAFHGRSLTGIAAAGNPKYMEGFGPHADGFTTVAFNNLNELRSAVTDETAAIMVEPLQGEGGIRPAALQFLKDLRDVCDEFGLLLIYDEIQCGMGRTGKLFAYEWAEAAAPDVMLLAKGLGGGFPVGAVLATEEASKGLAPGTHGTTFGGNPLAMACGNAVLDVITAPGFLAEVDRVARLLWHRLNDLVARYPHVFVEVRGAGLMLGLRCQGEAPQVIARLREAGLLTVGAAENIIRLLPPLIISETQVEEALRILDSVASAQAVAA
- the argF gene encoding ornithine carbamoyltransferase yields the protein MSGMGSKLPRHFLDLDRFDAATLREVLDLGRAIKAGDAGADKPLAGKALAMIFEKPSTRTRVSFEVGIRQLGGEPIVLEPSGTQLGRGETVADTARVLSRYVDAIMIRTTKEEKLLELADHASVPVINGLTDRTHPCQLMADVMTFEEHCGSIAGRVVAWSGDGNNMAASWVHAAARFDFELRLATPEALRPPADVLEWAGAQSGGQVVVTSDVEKAVEGADCVVTDTWVSMGDDNGDSIRRHNLLKPYQVDQRLMDKAKPEAIFMHCLPAHRGEEVTDEVIDGPRSVVWDEAENRLHAQKGILLWCLES
- a CDS encoding ABC transporter permease; the encoded protein is MPDAGHPGEAQADPTRRAAVEFEAARPVTFRGGGFAPRRVLYVGPIVFVVLIALIEVGTRTGAISNLVLPSPSAVFWTFVELYQSGLLWRHLLPSVERLIVGGAMGAAAGIAVGVMIGLFSLARAGLVPLVAAIFPIPKIALLPLFVIWFGIDEASKYALIAFGTFTPTVVATYGGVDNVDRSLIRMGQSFGLTWWSIVRKIVLPAALPAILSGLRVSLAIAIILLVAAEMLGAEFGVGAYILEAGALYDLERLFAGVTILSVLGVTVSWLIGRLEQRLLAWRS
- a CDS encoding ABC transporter substrate-binding protein, with the protein product MTIALTRRQALGTLAAAAAVGSFGAPALARETVKVGALRFTSHAPSFVAYERGYFADVGLDVEFEFFQAAQPMAVAIASGDVDFGVTAITGGLISLAEKGAIKVVGGALQEEAGIDGQMILASNAAHDAGLTSPAALKGKTFGISTAGSSFHYMASKIAVAEGFPGEIGFRPLQKVSAIIGALKSGQIDAWAIVPHIAKALTGAGAVQTIGRVADYLPDYQVTTVFTSANNAAEERAKTEAFLAAFSRGAADFNAALVDRGGDEAAAEEMVKLIHTYVYTDRPYEKAAPSIRNGAMRTTPGAALKMGSVTDQLDWFKAEGLVRDDISIDQLVDPSYVASI
- a CDS encoding MBL fold metallo-hydrolase, which translates into the protein MTKASAERIVSRRTAIVGGAALAVAPMLPAMARAQMQDRQIIEIAEGIYRTQNGTHYGLLVDTDDGLIVFDTLNADFSGWLDAEIARRFSKRVAFVIYSHNHADHTSGGEVFAHHDPQYVSHELARESHVRARVATRLADVTFKEGYNLRLGERDIQLRYHGPNDGHGSISLMVPDQGVLSAIDWLVIGRLPFRELNRYDVEGTIRSLYELDTLDWRLASPGHADLGGKDGARILRHYLETLRDATMEQIVDGTPMDQAVAVVRSKLAAVPEFRALKQFDAWVEENIRGVHFQLARFEGFADMVLPNPDYADRQ
- a CDS encoding ABC transporter permease, whose protein sequence is MSLPAPRVRSFAAGINSRGLWTLFLRGFTRFLRFATEGIGGTLVSALLFLAVFVFAWSGDSGPVPGVSLPAFVAPGLVAFSLSLNAYGNAAFPLIFDKLEGIIGDMLMAPLTPAELVAGYVLAAAAGGLITGAAVLAAMSLFVALPIADPLLLLAYGLLGSLLFALLGFITGLWAEKWDRYSAVETFLILPLGLLSGTFFAIETLPPLGQQIIQANPVFYLVDGIRGAVIGHSYTSPEWGLAILTALAALFWLIAWRLVVRGYKIRP
- a CDS encoding pentapeptide repeat-containing protein, encoding MTSRFLLAVLPAAFVLATALPAEPALAGCTDPPAPGVNWQRCNFDGLDLSEVDLAGARLRDGSFFRTTLDNADLSGSDGYRAKFINASLIDTVFSGADLQQADLTKSDLSGADLSNADLRNTRLTRTILRGANLTGAQTGGTDFFRADLSGATWTDGQRVCGEGSVGRCN
- a CDS encoding regulatory protein RecX; this encodes MSPESNKRPNRERRAPKKATAAYLERAALFYLERYAASADSLRRVLMRKVHRSTEAHGSDPAEGAAAVEALIARFLNAGLLDDGLYARGQAVSLGRRGNSERAIRLKLRQRGVAEPDIAQALTARREESDDPELAAALAYARRRRLGPYRTDPTARTEARMKDLAALARRGFTPALCKRVIDTDDLEELWDETRGGV
- a CDS encoding ABC transporter ATP-binding protein; protein product: MDLHLDRISHSYGETEVLRDITLQIPQGRVVCLVGPSGCGKSTLLRFIGGLERPNHGAVLQFGEPPAASLNPLTYVFQHFALLPWRSVEGNVSLVLEDHGLPGAQMREIVSDVLARTRLSDFAEALPKQLSGGMKQRVALARALAVNPAAMLMDEPLSALDSQTRELLMDDLVGLWTRQPFTAVYVTHNLAEAVRLGHCVVVLSRRPGRIREVVEIEQPLGERSPGDTALEQTQRHLWQLMRDEAVAADRELVDA